A portion of the Deltaproteobacteria bacterium genome contains these proteins:
- a CDS encoding type II toxin-antitoxin system prevent-host-death family antitoxin: protein MKEVNIAVLKNSLSAYLRRVRAGGRFLVTDRGEPVAKLVPIGEQGGAEAASLEERLLILEAEALLRRPVKQGAVRRHAKIRGLRSGAAELIAEERETW from the coding sequence ATGAAAGAGGTCAATATAGCTGTTTTAAAAAATTCCCTCAGTGCCTATCTGCGTCGTGTGCGGGCGGGAGGGCGGTTTCTCGTCACGGACCGTGGCGAGCCAGTAGCTAAGCTGGTTCCCATCGGGGAACAGGGCGGGGCCGAGGCCGCCTCGCTGGAAGAGCGACTGCTCATATTGGAGGCCGAGGCGTTGCTGCGACGCCCAGTCAAGCAGGGGGCGGTGCGACGGCATGCGAAGATTCGTGGCCTTCGTTCGGGCGCGGCGGAGTTGATCGCCGAGGAACGGGAGACCTGGTGA
- the scpB gene encoding SMC-Scp complex subunit ScpB, with protein MEHTELKGIVEALIFVSAEPLTVGAMALVLGEAGVEKAAIQQALDALVEEYQMPTGRGICLRAVAGGYQFRTNPECAPWLQRLNMPKPVRLSQAALETLAIVAYQQPMTRPEVEEIRGVDCGGVLKTLLERNLVRIVGKREEPGTPLLYGTTREFLSLFNLEGLSALPSLREYHELEQQTTIGNAAAMEAPAAEADQPIRPLDVETQVAYARADQSVIDELESQIRSLRHLERQMFPKPPGQEESDGTDEIVDVATAGGPPVSRDDVVSSS; from the coding sequence ATGGAGCACACGGAGCTGAAGGGCATTGTGGAAGCGTTGATCTTTGTCTCGGCCGAACCGCTGACGGTCGGTGCGATGGCATTAGTGCTGGGCGAGGCCGGCGTGGAGAAGGCGGCCATCCAGCAGGCGTTGGACGCGTTAGTGGAAGAATATCAAATGCCGACGGGCCGTGGGATCTGCCTGCGGGCCGTCGCGGGAGGGTATCAATTTCGGACCAACCCGGAGTGTGCGCCGTGGTTGCAGCGGCTCAATATGCCGAAGCCCGTGCGACTTTCCCAAGCCGCGCTCGAGACCTTGGCGATTGTGGCCTATCAACAACCGATGACACGTCCGGAGGTCGAAGAAATTCGTGGGGTGGATTGTGGTGGCGTCTTGAAGACGTTGCTGGAGCGGAATTTAGTCCGGATCGTCGGGAAACGCGAGGAGCCGGGGACGCCGCTATTGTATGGCACCACGCGCGAGTTCCTCTCGTTGTTTAACCTCGAAGGCCTCTCGGCATTGCCAAGCTTACGCGAATATCATGAACTGGAGCAGCAAACTACGATCGGGAACGCCGCAGCCATGGAGGCGCCGGCGGCAGAAGCGGATCAGCCGATCCGTCCGCTCGATGTCGAGACGCAAGTCGCCTATGCACGCGCCGATCAATCCGTGATCGACGAACTCGAGTCGCAAATCCGTTCGTTGCGCCACTTGGAACGGCAGATGTTTCCGAAGCCCCCAGGACAAGAGGAGAGTGATGGGACGGACGAGATCGTGGATGTTGCAACCGCAGGTGGTCCTCCCGTGAGCCGTGATGACGTCGTGTCGTCTTCATAA
- a CDS encoding ubiquinone/menaquinone biosynthesis methyltransferase — protein sequence MPDLQQLFTNIAPTYDKLNRWLSFSRDRRWRTHAIGAITPRLSFRVLDLCAGTLDMSVAMLRRFPQATITCVDFSAKMLELGMRKVPHVFQRQVETRCEDAMRFAFPDHSFDVVLCAFGMRNLPDQVRALQQIRRVLEPNGELVILEFFQPTTTAARWFGRTYGRYIIPLLGGLLSKQRPAYEYLRDSTAAFYPLSAYRALLRQHGFHVRVAEELSGGVASLIVAEPNG from the coding sequence ATGCCGGACCTGCAACAACTCTTTACCAACATCGCGCCGACCTACGACAAGCTGAACCGATGGCTCAGTTTCTCGCGAGATCGGCGCTGGCGCACCCACGCGATCGGCGCCATCACGCCGCGGCTCTCGTTCCGCGTCCTCGATCTCTGCGCCGGCACGCTCGACATGAGCGTCGCGATGCTGCGCCGTTTCCCTCAAGCCACGATCACGTGCGTCGATTTCTCAGCAAAGATGTTAGAACTCGGGATGCGTAAGGTTCCGCATGTGTTTCAGCGCCAAGTGGAAACACGCTGCGAAGACGCGATGCGCTTCGCCTTCCCCGATCATTCATTTGATGTCGTGCTCTGCGCGTTCGGGATGCGCAACCTCCCGGATCAAGTGCGCGCACTGCAACAGATCCGGCGCGTGCTGGAACCGAACGGCGAACTCGTCATCCTCGAATTCTTTCAGCCGACGACCACGGCCGCTCGATGGTTTGGTCGCACCTATGGCCGTTACATCATCCCGCTGTTGGGTGGCTTGCTCTCGAAGCAACGCCCGGCCTATGAGTATTTGCGCGACTCGACAGCCGCGTTTTATCCGCTCTCCGCGTACCGCGCACTGCTACGACAACATGGCTTTCACGTGCGCGTCGCGGAGGAGTTGTCGGGCGGCGTGGCCTCGCTAATCGTCGCGGAACCGAATGGGTGA
- a CDS encoding 1-acyl-sn-glycerol-3-phosphate acyltransferase, which yields MSDAPLPLPPEPLPTAESEMVAHHTGDDAARVRAGAWWSRWYLLPFFRRIAVEGHAVEALRELAHNGTLVYLSTELGTIECQYFSSLFHNERLPQPQWINELAPLNPRWSERLPPLPAPWRRRLANLPKWPHRASADDPAQAIRSGHVQSLLRAGHSALFRIRTTALYDDLLWDDPQEDPLIPLVAAQQETTTPFWLVPLHFQWDRRPERSAPNLVDLLLGEGHRPGTLRQLYTIATQWWRRPVALLGTPINVQTFLDSRVGASAPAVARDLRAHLLDLMRGERKGLTGPPLKPRRWMCDQALQSEEVQRTLYPLAAERGTFVEDLQLLAKRYAREISADVNYTVVEIMRRLIRWVLSHMYDSIDFSPEDLASVRKALEAGPVILAPNHRSHIDYLLLSTLLYENNIALPYGAGGINLAFWPFGWIARRCGAFFLRRTFEGNPLYRAVFAAYLRLLVREGHCVEFFIEGGRSRTGKSLPARMGILSMLVDTMREQVVPELRFIPISITYDQVIEQRAYLTELHGTPKRKEKGWDLLRLGKYLRRRYGRIYLKFGEPVSFWETVGTPITDGVTKRAATQQLAITLMRAIHRGLVVTPAALTATALLLHPGRAVAETEVLDTSARLLDYLRWRETPTSELLAHDPERACRGALDRFTDGHLIQRHAAFPPTCYAVESGKRLELDYSKNTSLHAFVSIACLAVILRAAFARGETHPTIERIAADFSQCQQLFRYEFTFATRLPLREHLARNVAYLQERGILADCPHDETVQVTLHTHHQLRLFALLLRNYFEAYKTALLTCHQIPSEGIEERSLTKLMLNYGRHLLLLGSIRCPEAITHSNFSNAIRTLADYGILQPVEPAPNRRGKWWRFQADLEAVHTLQRTLEEWC from the coding sequence ATGTCAGACGCCCCCTTGCCGCTCCCCCCTGAGCCGTTGCCGACGGCAGAGTCGGAAATGGTCGCGCATCACACGGGTGATGACGCAGCAAGAGTCCGCGCTGGCGCGTGGTGGTCACGTTGGTATCTGCTCCCGTTCTTTCGCCGCATTGCCGTAGAAGGCCATGCGGTCGAAGCCTTGCGGGAGTTGGCCCACAACGGCACCTTGGTCTACCTCTCGACGGAACTCGGCACGATCGAGTGCCAATATTTCTCCTCCCTCTTCCACAACGAACGGCTTCCCCAACCACAGTGGATCAACGAATTGGCGCCGCTCAATCCACGATGGAGCGAACGCCTCCCTCCACTGCCAGCTCCGTGGCGTCGCCGTTTGGCCAATCTCCCCAAATGGCCGCACCGCGCCTCGGCTGACGACCCCGCGCAGGCCATTCGTAGCGGCCACGTGCAGTCGCTGCTTCGCGCCGGCCACTCCGCGCTGTTTCGGATTCGCACCACGGCCCTCTACGACGATCTGTTATGGGACGATCCGCAAGAAGATCCGCTGATCCCGCTCGTCGCCGCGCAACAGGAAACCACGACGCCGTTTTGGCTCGTCCCGTTGCACTTCCAATGGGACCGTCGCCCGGAACGGAGCGCCCCGAACCTGGTCGATCTCTTGTTGGGTGAAGGGCATCGGCCGGGGACATTGCGTCAGCTTTATACGATCGCCACGCAATGGTGGCGACGCCCGGTCGCGCTGCTCGGCACGCCGATCAACGTCCAAACCTTTCTCGATTCCCGCGTCGGAGCTTCCGCGCCGGCAGTGGCGCGGGATCTCCGCGCGCACCTGCTTGACCTGATGCGTGGAGAACGGAAAGGACTCACCGGCCCCCCACTCAAGCCGCGCCGCTGGATGTGCGATCAGGCGCTGCAAAGTGAAGAGGTCCAACGCACGCTCTATCCGTTGGCCGCCGAACGTGGGACCTTCGTGGAGGACCTGCAACTGCTGGCCAAGCGCTATGCGCGCGAAATCTCGGCCGACGTCAATTACACCGTGGTTGAAATCATGCGACGCCTGATTCGCTGGGTCCTGTCGCATATGTACGACTCGATCGATTTTTCTCCGGAAGACCTCGCCAGCGTGCGTAAGGCGCTGGAGGCGGGTCCCGTGATTCTCGCGCCGAATCATCGCAGCCACATCGATTACCTCCTCCTCTCCACGCTACTCTATGAAAATAATATCGCGCTCCCCTACGGGGCCGGCGGCATCAATCTCGCCTTCTGGCCGTTTGGCTGGATCGCGCGGCGCTGCGGGGCCTTTTTTTTGCGGCGCACCTTCGAAGGCAACCCGCTCTATCGCGCCGTCTTCGCCGCCTATTTGCGGCTGTTGGTCCGTGAGGGGCATTGTGTCGAATTTTTTATCGAAGGCGGACGATCCCGCACCGGCAAATCGCTCCCAGCGCGAATGGGGATCTTATCGATGCTGGTCGACACCATGCGCGAACAGGTCGTGCCGGAACTCCGCTTTATTCCGATCTCGATCACGTATGACCAAGTCATCGAACAACGGGCCTACCTGACCGAATTACATGGAACGCCGAAACGGAAAGAGAAAGGCTGGGATCTATTGCGGCTCGGCAAATATCTGCGCCGCCGTTACGGACGGATCTATCTCAAGTTTGGCGAGCCGGTCTCGTTCTGGGAGACCGTCGGCACCCCGATCACGGATGGGGTGACCAAACGCGCGGCGACCCAACAACTTGCGATCACTTTAATGCGGGCCATTCACCGTGGTCTGGTCGTCACCCCAGCCGCACTCACGGCCACGGCACTGCTACTCCACCCGGGCAGGGCCGTGGCCGAGACCGAAGTCCTCGACACGAGTGCCCGTCTGCTCGATTATCTCCGCTGGCGAGAAACCCCGACTTCGGAGCTATTAGCACACGATCCGGAGCGCGCTTGTCGCGGGGCCCTCGACCGGTTCACCGACGGTCATCTCATCCAACGCCACGCCGCATTCCCACCGACGTGTTACGCTGTGGAGTCGGGGAAGCGGTTGGAACTCGACTATAGCAAGAACACGAGCCTGCATGCCTTTGTCTCGATTGCCTGCCTGGCGGTCATCCTTCGCGCGGCATTCGCCCGCGGAGAAACCCACCCGACCATCGAGCGGATCGCCGCAGATTTTTCCCAATGCCAACAGCTGTTCCGTTACGAATTTACCTTTGCGACTCGACTCCCGTTACGCGAACACTTGGCGCGCAACGTGGCGTACCTCCAGGAGCGTGGGATCTTGGCCGATTGCCCGCACGATGAGACGGTGCAAGTCACCCTGCACACGCACCATCAACTCCGCCTCTTTGCGTTGCTGCTGCGCAATTATTTCGAGGCCTACAAGACCGCGCTGCTGACGTGTCATCAGATCCCCAGCGAGGGCATCGAGGAGCGGAGCTTAACCAAGTTGATGCTGAATTACGGACGTCATTTGCTACTGCTCGGCTCCATTCGTTGTCCGGAGGCGATTACGCACAGTAATTTTTCGAACGCGATCCGCACGCTCGCAGATTATGGGATATTGCAGCCTGTGGAGCCTGCGCCGAATCGTCGGGGTAAATGGTGGCGCTTCCAAGCGGATCTCGAGGCGGTCCACACTCTTCAACGAACACTTGAAGAATGGTGTTAA
- a CDS encoding type II toxin-antitoxin system VapC family toxin, whose amino-acid sequence MKRYVQEAGSAEIDRWFAREFPLMTASLAYAEMYSALTRLQRSGQISRVQLQRAVVAFEEDWRRIHVVALNDDVCRKLPSLFHVHPLRGADAIHLASALLLVERGIAPRFAASDRKLLNAAADAGLATVDPSEV is encoded by the coding sequence GTGAAACGCTATGTCCAGGAGGCGGGTTCTGCGGAGATCGACCGATGGTTTGCGCGTGAGTTCCCATTGATGACCGCCTCACTCGCGTATGCGGAGATGTATTCAGCCCTCACGCGTCTCCAACGGAGCGGCCAGATCTCGCGCGTTCAGCTCCAACGGGCGGTAGTGGCCTTCGAGGAGGATTGGCGGCGCATACACGTCGTCGCATTGAACGACGACGTGTGCCGTAAGCTGCCGAGTCTCTTTCACGTCCATCCACTGCGGGGTGCCGATGCGATTCATTTGGCGTCCGCGTTATTGCTGGTGGAGCGTGGCATTGCGCCTCGTTTCGCCGCGTCCGATCGGAAATTGTTGAATGCCGCCGCCGATGCTGGCCTCGCAACCGTCGATCCGTCGGAGGTGTAG
- a CDS encoding segregation/condensation protein A, giving the protein MLNVESPVITEMAGEYRVNLPAFEGPLDLLLYLIRKNDLDIRDIPMAQLTEEYVHYLDSMQALDIDLVGEFLLMAAELTHIKSQLLLPVAPPEAEAEEEGDPRADLVRRLLEYQRYKEAAAELERRPMLMREIFPTAVPPDLAETAVERPLAVGNVYMLVEAFDRVLRALPPERAHTVEVDRISVNQRVMQLMERLEPQRTVALEDLLVQYTSRYEIVVTFLALLEMARLVVITLFQAGGGTPLYVTRRADAPAIDLTMVQRM; this is encoded by the coding sequence ATGCTGAACGTTGAATCCCCAGTGATTACCGAAATGGCCGGAGAATACCGTGTCAACTTGCCGGCCTTCGAAGGTCCGCTCGATCTATTACTCTATCTGATTCGGAAAAATGATCTCGACATTCGCGATATCCCGATGGCGCAATTGACGGAAGAATACGTCCACTATCTCGACTCCATGCAAGCGCTGGATATCGATCTGGTCGGCGAGTTTCTGCTGATGGCGGCGGAGCTGACTCACATTAAGTCGCAATTACTGCTGCCCGTGGCGCCCCCCGAGGCGGAGGCCGAAGAGGAAGGCGACCCGCGTGCCGATCTGGTGCGGCGCTTGTTGGAGTATCAACGCTACAAAGAGGCCGCTGCGGAATTGGAACGTCGGCCGATGTTGATGCGGGAAATCTTCCCAACGGCCGTACCACCGGACTTGGCGGAAACAGCGGTCGAACGGCCCTTGGCGGTTGGGAATGTCTATATGTTGGTGGAGGCGTTCGACCGCGTCCTCCGCGCGCTCCCTCCGGAACGTGCCCATACCGTCGAAGTGGACCGCATCAGTGTGAATCAGCGGGTCATGCAGCTGATGGAACGGTTGGAGCCGCAGCGCACTGTGGCGTTGGAAGACCTGTTAGTGCAGTACACATCGCGTTACGAAATTGTGGTAACGTTTTTGGCGTTGTTGGAAATGGCGCGGTTGGTCGTGATCACGCTCTTTCAGGCGGGCGGGGGCACGCCGCTGTACGTCACACGGCGAGCGGACGCGCCAGCGATTGACCTCACGATGGTACAGCGCATGTAA
- a CDS encoding amidohydrolase family protein — MFLRAAWVLPIDQPPIRDGWVEIVAGQIRSVGPTVPHVRTADVVELPAHLLLPGLVNAHTHLDLAGVTTPCSAHQGFVPWLDTVVAYRRAASTADLQHGLRRAVRELLAGGVTCVGDYIGDARWFSLLATTPFKGTAWLEVIGCTPERITEHRQAMNAALQRCAAFSAQWPHGFTPHAPYSVHRDALHALLAKRASSVPLAIHCAESPEEWEFFTTASGPLWTRMTQLGWRGTPDAHSPLHYLDSVGPLPPRTCLIHGNYLHADDIALLQQRRCTVIHCPPSHAHFGFRCFPLEALMAANIPIALGTDSHASASTIGMLAALRQVQQTYPALATAQLVRMATRGGAEALGLEKRCGSLSPGMAADLAAVRLLDPTADPYQNVLLNDTADRVWIDGEEQHAASDTP, encoded by the coding sequence ATGTTCCTCCGCGCTGCGTGGGTGTTGCCAATCGATCAGCCGCCGATCCGCGATGGATGGGTGGAGATCGTCGCGGGACAGATCCGTTCGGTGGGGCCGACGGTGCCGCACGTGCGCACGGCTGACGTCGTGGAACTCCCCGCGCATCTGCTGCTCCCCGGTCTCGTGAATGCGCATACCCATCTCGACCTCGCCGGCGTCACGACACCCTGTTCCGCACACCAGGGATTTGTGCCGTGGTTGGACACGGTCGTGGCCTACCGCCGCGCGGCCTCGACGGCCGACCTGCAACACGGGCTGCGGCGCGCCGTGCGGGAACTGCTCGCGGGCGGCGTGACGTGTGTCGGCGACTATATCGGCGACGCGCGTTGGTTTTCACTTTTGGCGACCACACCATTCAAGGGCACCGCATGGTTGGAAGTGATCGGCTGCACGCCGGAACGGATAACTGAGCACCGTCAAGCAATGAACGCCGCGCTGCAACGGTGCGCCGCTTTTTCCGCGCAGTGGCCACACGGCTTCACGCCCCACGCCCCATACAGCGTCCATCGGGATGCACTGCACGCGTTGCTGGCAAAGCGTGCGTCGTCCGTCCCGCTCGCGATCCATTGCGCGGAATCTCCGGAGGAGTGGGAGTTTTTCACTACCGCTTCCGGACCGCTGTGGACGCGGATGACGCAGCTTGGCTGGCGCGGCACACCGGACGCGCATTCGCCGCTGCACTACCTCGACAGCGTCGGGCCATTGCCGCCACGCACTTGCCTCATTCATGGCAACTATCTCCATGCGGACGACATCGCGTTGTTGCAACAACGGCGCTGCACCGTAATTCATTGTCCGCCGAGCCACGCCCATTTCGGTTTCAGATGTTTCCCGCTGGAAGCGCTGATGGCCGCCAACATTCCAATCGCGCTCGGCACCGACAGCCACGCCAGCGCGTCGACGATCGGGATGTTGGCGGCGCTCCGGCAAGTGCAGCAGACCTACCCCGCTCTCGCGACGGCCCAGCTGGTCCGGATGGCGACACGCGGCGGGGCCGAGGCGCTCGGCTTAGAAAAGCGCTGCGGCAGTCTATCGCCCGGCATGGCCGCCGATCTGGCGGCCGTACGGCTGCTCGATCCGACGGCCGATCCGTATCAGAACGTCTTATTGAATGACACGGCGGATCGTGTATGGATCGACGGCGAGGAACAGCATGCCGCATCGGACACTCCGTGA
- a CDS encoding menaquinone biosynthesis decarboxylase produces the protein MPHRTLRDFVTTLETRGALVRIRERVDPRLEITAIADRVMKSPGGGPALLFENVVGSRFPVLINALGSAQRMAWALGGERLEDIAAEIDALVKTTPPASWIEKLQMLPKLARFGSYLPKSVRAGACQDVAIDPPDLTQLPVLTCWPLDAGPFITFGSVITRDPVSGLRNVGLYRMQVYDAQTTGMHWQIHKVGARHYQYYQARGERMPVAVCIGGDPILTWCACAPLPDGLDEFMIAGLLRKRAVELVPCRTIPLEVPAEADFVIEGYVDPQEPLRVEGPFGDHTGYYSPAEPYPTFHVTALTHRRDPIYFTTIVGRPPMEDGYMGQAVERLSLPLLRMTFPEIVDIHLPIAACFHNLVIVALRKQYPGHAQKIMHALWGTGQLMFSKTIIVVDHDVNVQDVGEVVWRVSNNIDPRRDVVFADGPVDALDHSAPQPLIGSKMGIDGTRKSREEGHPREWPPDIVMDAATKQRVDAIWERLGIR, from the coding sequence ATGCCGCATCGGACACTCCGTGACTTTGTGACCACGCTCGAAACGCGAGGCGCCCTCGTGCGCATTCGCGAGCGCGTGGATCCACGGCTCGAGATCACCGCCATCGCCGACCGCGTAATGAAGTCGCCTGGCGGCGGACCGGCCTTGCTGTTCGAAAATGTCGTCGGCTCCCGCTTTCCGGTGTTGATCAATGCGCTCGGCTCCGCACAACGCATGGCGTGGGCCCTTGGGGGCGAGCGCCTCGAAGACATCGCGGCCGAGATCGACGCCCTCGTCAAGACCACGCCGCCGGCGTCGTGGATCGAGAAGTTGCAGATGCTGCCGAAGTTGGCGCGCTTCGGATCGTATCTCCCGAAATCGGTCCGCGCGGGCGCATGTCAGGATGTCGCGATCGATCCGCCCGACTTGACCCAACTCCCAGTGCTCACCTGTTGGCCGCTCGATGCGGGACCATTCATCACGTTCGGCAGCGTCATCACTCGCGACCCCGTCTCGGGATTGCGCAATGTCGGACTGTATCGGATGCAAGTGTATGACGCCCAAACCACTGGGATGCACTGGCAAATCCACAAGGTCGGGGCGCGGCATTATCAATATTACCAAGCGCGCGGCGAACGGATGCCGGTCGCGGTCTGCATCGGCGGCGATCCAATCCTGACCTGGTGCGCGTGTGCGCCGCTGCCCGACGGACTCGATGAATTCATGATCGCCGGGCTGCTGCGAAAACGTGCGGTGGAATTGGTCCCATGCCGCACCATTCCACTCGAAGTGCCCGCAGAGGCCGATTTTGTCATTGAGGGCTACGTCGACCCGCAGGAACCGTTACGCGTCGAAGGCCCGTTCGGCGATCACACCGGCTACTATTCGCCGGCCGAACCGTATCCGACCTTTCACGTCACCGCGCTGACCCATCGTCGCGATCCGATCTATTTCACCACGATCGTCGGCCGTCCGCCGATGGAAGACGGCTATATGGGCCAAGCGGTCGAACGATTGTCGCTCCCGCTGCTGCGCATGACCTTCCCGGAAATCGTCGACATCCATTTGCCGATCGCCGCATGCTTTCATAATTTAGTGATCGTCGCGCTGCGGAAACAATATCCGGGCCATGCGCAGAAAATTATGCACGCGTTGTGGGGCACCGGCCAATTGATGTTTTCGAAGACGATCATCGTCGTCGATCACGACGTGAACGTGCAAGATGTCGGCGAAGTGGTGTGGCGCGTCAGCAATAATATCGACCCCCGCCGCGATGTCGTGTTCGCCGACGGCCCAGTCGACGCGCTCGATCACTCGGCGCCGCAGCCGCTGATCGGCTCCAAGATGGGGATTGACGGGACACGCAAAAGTCGCGAAGAGGGGCATCCGCGGGAGTGGCCGCCCGATATTGTGATGGACGCGGCCACGAAGCAGCGCGTGGATGCGATCTGGGAACGATTGGGGATTCGCTAA